In Carassius gibelio isolate Cgi1373 ecotype wild population from Czech Republic chromosome B2, carGib1.2-hapl.c, whole genome shotgun sequence, a single genomic region encodes these proteins:
- the LOC127951369 gene encoding nuclear receptor ROR-beta, with product MRAQIEVIPCKICGDKSSGIHYGVITCEGCKGFFRRSQQNNAMYSCSRQRNCLIDRTNRNRCQHCRLQKCLALGMSRDAVKFGRMSKKQRDSLYAEVQRHQQLSQECMVGLGGGLAPHDREETGEDSTHSRPYSNGGSSSNLSDLDDIATLPDGLLFDLPLTPEEASEYCTLEMLGGGGGSGSAGSGSWSNQSSPEPSAVDWTEAARVKHEYILPENSLLTHSLLGSLPDNCSLHDIERITQNVVKSHLETCQYSSEELKKLTWNVYTPEETRSFQLKSAEWMWQQCALHITNAIQYVVEFAKRISGFMDLCQNDQIILLKAGCLEILLIRMCRAYNSSNNTMFFDGKFASPQLFKALGCADLVNAVFELAKSLSRLQLSDEEIALFSAAVLLAPDRRWLTDSQQVQKLQEKVYVALQHSLHMNGATTEKLDKMVSKLPQMKSICNLHIDKLDFFRLVHPETAYSFPPLYREVFGSEINFPDSTNS from the exons ATGAGAG ctCAAATTGAGGTTATACCATGCAAGATCTGTGGGGACAAATCCTCTGGGATTCACTATGGCGTTATTACATGTGAAGGGTGCAAG GGTTTTTTCCGACGCAGCCAGCAGAACAATGCCATGTACTCGTGTTCACGGCAGAGGAACTGTCTGATCGACCGAACCAACAGGAACCGGTGCCAACACTGTCGCCTGCAGAAGTGCCTGGCGCTCGGCATGAGCCGTGATG CGGTGAAGTTTGGCCGAATGTCAAAGAAACAGCGGGACAGCCTGTACGCAGAGGTGCAGCGACACCAGCAGCTGTCTCAGGAGTGCATGGTGGGTTTGGGTGGTGGTCTAGCACCACATGACCGGGAAGAGACAGGTGAAGACAGCACACACAGCCGGCCGTACAGCAATGGAGGCTCCAGTTCCAACCTCAGCGACCTGGACGACATCGCCACGCTGCCCGACGGTTTGCTGTTCGACCTGCCGCTCACCCCAGAGGAGGCGAGCGAATACTGCACTCTGGAGATGCTCGGAGGCGGCGGAGGGTCCGGGAGTGCCGGAAGCGGAAGTTGGTCCAATCAGAGCTCTCCAGAGCCCAGCGCTGTAGATTGGACGGAAGCAGCGAGGGTGAAGCATGAGTATATCCTGCCTGAAAACAGTCTTCTTACGCACTCTCTCCTGGGATCTCTACCAGACAACTGCTCTCTGCACGACATAG AGCGAATCACTCAAAACGTTGTGAAGTCTCACCTGGAGACGTGTCAGTACAGCTCAGAAGAGCTGAAGAAACTTACCTGGAACGTGTACACACCTGAAGAAACCCGCAGCTTTCAACTCAAG TCTGCAGAGTGGATGTGGCAGCAGTGTGCCCTGCACATTACAAACGCCATCCAGTACGTTGTAGAGTTTGCAAAGCGCATCTCTGGATTCATGGACCTCTGCCAGAACGACCAGATCATCCTGCTCAAAGCAG GATGTCTGGAGATCCTGCTGATCCGAATGTGCCGTGCTTACAACTCTTCAAACAACACGATGTTTTTTGATGGCAAGTTCGCCAGTCCTCAGCTCTTCAAAGCTCTCG GGTGTGCTGACCTGGTGAACGCCGTCTTTGAGTTGGCTAAAAGTCTGAGTCGACTTCAACTGAGTGATGAGGAAATCGCTTTATTCAGCGCTGCGGTTCTGCTGGCTCCAG ACCGGCGGTGGTTGACAGATTCTCAGCAGGTGCAGAAGCTCCAGGAGAAAGTCTACGTGGCTCTTCAGCACAGCCTGCACATGAACGGAGCCACTACTGAGAAACTGGATAAG ATGGTGTCCAAACTACCGCAGATGAAGTCCATCTGTAACCTGCATATTGACAAGCTGGATTTCTTCCGCCTGGTTCACCCGGAAACAGCCTACAGCTTCCCGCCTCTCTACAGGGAAGTGTTCGGCAGCGAGATCAATTTCCCTGACTCCACCAACAGTTAG